The following coding sequences are from one Streptobacillus felis window:
- the tilS gene encoding tRNA lysidine(34) synthetase TilS, which yields MFRNFITEHNLIEKNDKILIAFSGGPDSVYLLERLLEIKNEYNLEIFLGYVNHNFRDDVYKDITLVKNIADKYNLGYKILDIHLERFSEEKAREYRYKVLNDLMIEIGYDKIATGHNKSDNAETIIFNIIRGCGLDGLKGISVKRDNIIRPILYIKKSDILKQVFNDYIVDSTNLENDYSRNKIRNLVFPILNEINNKSIDNITKLYKNITNNYDENYNYIINKLKEFDIELNSNKIEQIYKILNKEESKIINLGNGYYWYKSYDVNKIITKNELDDKCINDTLTIDNEVIYNGYVIGYTSGVRLEKISNKMYNILSLDTFNEDSIFDIRTRNDGDRIGNKKLKKLFIDNKIDKLERDRMPIISYNDEIVMVGDLFKVKNKSSINKYYLYIRRNDGR from the coding sequence ATGTTCAGAAATTTTATTACAGAACATAATTTAATAGAAAAAAATGATAAAATACTAATTGCATTTTCTGGAGGTCCTGATTCAGTTTATTTATTAGAAAGATTACTTGAAATAAAAAATGAATATAATCTTGAAATATTTTTAGGTTATGTAAATCATAATTTTAGAGATGATGTATATAAAGATATTACTCTTGTTAAAAATATTGCTGATAAATATAATTTAGGATATAAAATACTTGATATACATTTAGAAAGATTTTCTGAGGAAAAAGCAAGGGAATATAGATATAAAGTTTTAAATGATTTAATGATAGAAATAGGTTATGATAAAATAGCTACAGGACACAATAAAAGTGATAATGCTGAAACTATTATTTTTAATATAATCAGGGGTTGTGGACTAGATGGTTTAAAAGGAATTAGTGTTAAAAGAGATAATATTATTAGGCCTATATTATATATTAAAAAATCAGATATTTTAAAACAAGTATTTAATGATTATATTGTAGATAGTACAAATTTAGAAAATGATTACAGTAGAAATAAAATTAGAAATTTAGTTTTTCCAATACTAAATGAAATTAATAATAAATCAATTGATAATATTACTAAATTATATAAAAATATAACTAATAATTATGATGAAAATTATAACTATATTATTAATAAATTAAAAGAATTTGATATTGAATTGAATAGTAATAAAATAGAACAAATATATAAAATATTAAATAAAGAAGAAAGTAAAATAATAAATTTAGGTAATGGATATTATTGGTATAAATCGTATGATGTAAATAAAATTATTACCAAAAATGAATTAGATGATAAATGTATTAATGATACTTTAACCATTGATAATGAAGTAATTTATAATGGATATGTTATAGGGTATACAAGTGGTGTTAGACTTGAAAAAATATCAAATAAAATGTATAATATACTTAGTTTAGATACTTTTAATGAAGATTCTATTTTTGATATTAGAACTAGAAATGATGGAGATAGAATAGGTAATAAAAAATTGAAAAAATTATTTATAGATAATAAAATTGATAAACTTGAAAGAGATAGAATGCCTATAATAAGTTATAATGATGAAATAGTTATGGTAGGTGATTTATTTAAAGTTAAAAATAAAAGTTCTATAAATAAATATTATTTATATATTAGGAGAAATGATGGAAGATAA
- the ftsH gene encoding ATP-dependent zinc metalloprotease FtsH, giving the protein MEDKNIKDDELIDDENQNQEEHQEKEKDKKEEIPKKPKKKVYISDDENAEEIKRRIDSLKNKNNNVVFRIKPSIFFFIILVMISLLYYLYGNKATLFEEKREVSYTQFVNKVKQGEITEIREGDETLTGIKKVAGKVEVFETNKLTNRLGQDTNLMDVVRDKNVNVIVLGTPISTVLTRALFSFAPILMLLFLMYFINKRMMGGSGGGMGNPFNIGKGKGKLSERPNVKFSDVAGLTEEKEELREIVEFLKNPSRFEKAGARVPKGVLLLGEPGTGKTLLAKAVAGESEAAFFPISGSEFIELYVGVGASRVRELFKDAKKESPAIIFIDEIDAVGRKRGQNKNGGGGNEEREQTLNQLLVEMDGFETDQRIIVMAATNRADVLDPALLRGGRFDRRIEVSRPDVKGRIEILKVHSRNKKLSNDVKLEDIAKITPGFVGADLENLLNEAAILAARKNNEVITMEDLDEAVDKVGMGLGQKSKIISKRDKEMLAYHEGGHALVASLIPFASKVHKVTIIPRGDAGGYMMPLPEETLGKTREQILAEIKVLFAGRAAEELMMDDIATGAYSDIKRATELAKLLISSVGMSELGPINYEHSDNGFMLSSDMSNETAREIDLEVRKLLKEKYSETLNLLRDNKDKLENIAKLLKEKETVTGSEIRAIVSGLSVDEVLNLNDEDLEKYY; this is encoded by the coding sequence ATGGAAGATAAAAATATTAAAGATGATGAACTAATTGATGATGAAAATCAAAATCAAGAAGAACATCAAGAAAAAGAGAAAGATAAAAAGGAAGAAATTCCTAAAAAACCCAAAAAGAAGGTATATATTTCTGATGATGAAAATGCAGAAGAAATAAAAAGAAGAATAGATAGTTTAAAAAATAAAAATAATAATGTAGTTTTTAGAATTAAGCCATCAATATTTTTCTTTATAATATTGGTCATGATTTCATTACTTTATTACTTATATGGGAATAAAGCTACTCTTTTTGAAGAAAAACGTGAAGTTAGTTATACTCAATTTGTAAATAAAGTTAAACAAGGTGAAATTACTGAAATTAGAGAAGGAGATGAAACTTTAACTGGTATAAAAAAAGTTGCAGGAAAAGTTGAAGTTTTTGAAACAAATAAATTAACTAATAGATTAGGACAAGATACTAATTTAATGGATGTAGTTAGAGATAAAAATGTAAATGTTATAGTTTTAGGGACTCCTATTTCAACAGTTTTAACTCGTGCATTGTTTAGTTTTGCCCCTATACTTATGCTTTTATTTTTAATGTATTTTATTAATAAAAGGATGATGGGTGGTTCCGGAGGTGGAATGGGTAATCCATTTAATATAGGTAAAGGTAAAGGTAAATTAAGTGAAAGACCTAATGTTAAATTTTCAGATGTTGCTGGTTTAACAGAAGAAAAAGAAGAGTTAAGAGAAATAGTTGAATTTCTTAAAAATCCTTCAAGATTTGAAAAAGCAGGAGCAAGAGTTCCTAAAGGCGTTTTACTTTTAGGTGAGCCAGGTACTGGTAAAACTTTACTTGCAAAAGCTGTTGCAGGTGAATCAGAAGCAGCATTTTTCCCTATCTCAGGTTCTGAATTTATAGAACTTTATGTGGGGGTAGGTGCATCTCGTGTTAGAGAATTATTTAAAGATGCTAAGAAAGAATCTCCTGCTATAATATTTATAGACGAAATAGATGCTGTTGGACGTAAGAGAGGACAGAATAAAAATGGTGGTGGAGGTAATGAAGAAAGAGAACAAACACTTAACCAATTGTTAGTTGAAATGGATGGATTTGAAACTGATCAAAGAATTATAGTTATGGCTGCAACTAATAGAGCTGATGTATTAGATCCGGCTTTATTAAGAGGTGGTAGATTTGATAGAAGAATTGAAGTTTCAAGACCTGATGTTAAAGGTAGAATAGAAATATTAAAAGTTCATAGTAGAAATAAAAAGTTATCAAATGATGTAAAATTAGAAGATATTGCAAAAATTACACCAGGATTTGTAGGAGCTGATTTAGAAAATCTATTAAATGAAGCTGCTATATTAGCTGCTAGAAAAAATAATGAAGTTATTACAATGGAAGATTTAGATGAAGCAGTGGATAAAGTAGGTATGGGTCTTGGACAAAAAAGTAAAATTATTTCTAAGAGAGATAAGGAAATGTTAGCATATCATGAAGGTGGACATGCTCTTGTTGCTTCATTAATTCCTTTTGCAAGTAAGGTTCATAAAGTTACTATAATACCTCGTGGTGATGCAGGTGGATATATGATGCCTTTACCAGAAGAAACTTTAGGTAAAACAAGAGAACAAATTTTAGCAGAAATTAAGGTATTATTTGCTGGAAGAGCCGCAGAAGAATTGATGATGGATGATATTGCAACTGGAGCATATTCTGATATTAAAAGGGCTACAGAACTTGCTAAACTATTGATTAGTAGTGTAGGTATGAGTGAATTAGGACCTATTAATTATGAGCATTCTGATAATGGATTTATGCTTTCATCAGATATGAGTAATGAAACAGCCAGAGAAATTGATTTAGAAGTAAGAAAATTACTTAAGGAAAAATATTCTGAAACTTTAAATCTTTTAAGAGATAATAAAGATAAATTAGAAAATATAGCTAAACTACTTAAAGAAAAAGAAACAGTAACTGGTTCTGAAATAAGAGCTATAGTATCTGGTTTATCTGTAGACGAAGTATTAAACTTAAATGATGAAGATTTAGAAAAATATTATTAA
- a CDS encoding M48 family metalloprotease, with amino-acid sequence MYLLHFFRNLFHKKNTGILIFFFINIMFIYFLFSLAGTSSFNFIYAILLYLFSLYIALSPIGERIIRWQLGCKQITDPVVKNRLDRIFYEVYNKANISNPELADDIEIFMTNDMYMNAFATGRKTICVTRGLYENLNDEQIEAVLAHEFSHILHKDTDLLLIIMVSNMIMNFILIIARSFAHIFAVNMSKEKGYSYARSRIMIDLLISGVFQIWTKLGVMLVLSSSRNQEFVADGYAKKLGYGETLANVLYILNQGNVGKHSLAQTLMSSHPSAGERIEKLREV; translated from the coding sequence ATGTATTTATTACATTTTTTTAGGAATTTGTTTCATAAAAAAAATACGGGTATATTAATATTTTTCTTTATTAATATAATGTTTATATATTTTTTATTTAGTTTAGCTGGAACAAGTTCTTTTAATTTTATATATGCAATTTTATTATATCTTTTTTCTTTATATATAGCATTATCGCCTATTGGTGAAAGAATAATAAGATGGCAACTTGGTTGTAAGCAAATTACTGATCCTGTTGTTAAAAATAGGTTGGATAGAATATTTTATGAGGTATATAATAAAGCTAATATATCTAATCCAGAATTAGCAGATGATATAGAGATATTTATGACTAATGATATGTATATGAATGCTTTTGCTACTGGTCGTAAAACAATTTGTGTTACAAGAGGTTTATATGAAAATCTAAATGATGAACAAATAGAAGCAGTTTTAGCACATGAGTTTTCTCATATATTACATAAAGATACAGATTTATTGTTGATAATAATGGTAAGTAATATGATAATGAACTTTATTTTAATAATTGCTAGAAGTTTTGCTCATATATTTGCTGTAAATATGTCAAAAGAAAAAGGATATTCATATGCACGTTCTAGAATAATGATAGATTTACTAATTTCAGGTGTATTTCAAATTTGGACTAAATTAGGAGTAATGTTAGTTTTATCATCAAGTAGAAATCAAGAGTTTGTAGCAGATGGATATGCTAAAAAATTAGGCTATGGTGAAACACTTGCAAATGTATTATATATCTTAAATCAAGGTAATGTAGGGAAACATAGTTTGGCTCAAACTTTAATGTCATCACACCCTAGTGCAGGAGAAAGAATAGAAAAATTAAGAGAAGTATAA
- the rpmF gene encoding 50S ribosomal protein L32, translating to MAVPKKRTSKAKRNMRRAHDSINAPQFVVEANGSVRRPHRLNLETGEYRGRKVLKASAEEIVE from the coding sequence ATGGCAGTACCTAAGAAAAGAACGTCAAAAGCGAAAAGAAATATGAGAAGAGCACATGATTCAATAAATGCTCCGCAATTCGTTGTTGAAGCAAATGGTAGTGTAAGAAGACCTCACAGATTAAATCTTGAAACAGGTGAATATAGAGGAAGAAAAGTACTAAAAGCATCAGCAGAAGAAATAGTTGAATAG
- the mltG gene encoding endolytic transglycosylase MltG, protein MKRKLIILLIALLPLSYSYMDMSISKKNINQEIVYVEKGDTIKKIYSKFNFKYGIVDKIFLKINPKLANIKEGMYKFNIGKISKIQLLKGLQEPYIDNITLTIPEGFTQKKLLKRIESLGLAIEEEMLEALNSIDFPFYHEKDNFDGYLYPETYLIPRGTEAKKIAEIILGEFSKQFPPENYNDKKKFYDDIKLASIVEFETGELEHKSKVAGVFKKRLRINMLLQSDATLKYELGRMAYKKELMESESLYNTYKHKGLPPTPICSPSKETIVETINAEEDKYLFFFMDGGKTYYSETHEEHLRKRRSIK, encoded by the coding sequence ATGAAAAGAAAATTAATAATCTTGTTAATTGCTTTATTACCTTTATCATATTCATATATGGATATGTCTATTAGTAAAAAAAATATTAATCAGGAAATTGTATATGTTGAAAAAGGAGACACAATAAAAAAAATATATAGTAAATTTAATTTTAAATATGGTATAGTTGATAAAATATTTTTGAAAATTAATCCAAAACTTGCAAATATTAAAGAAGGTATGTATAAATTTAATATAGGAAAAATATCTAAAATACAATTATTAAAGGGATTACAAGAACCATATATAGATAACATTACTTTAACAATACCAGAAGGGTTTACACAAAAAAAATTATTAAAAAGAATAGAAAGTTTAGGGTTGGCAATTGAAGAAGAAATGTTAGAGGCACTTAATTCTATAGATTTTCCTTTTTATCATGAAAAAGATAACTTTGATGGATATTTATACCCTGAAACATATTTAATACCTAGAGGGACTGAAGCTAAAAAAATTGCTGAAATAATTCTTGGAGAATTTTCAAAACAATTTCCACCTGAAAATTATAATGATAAAAAGAAATTTTATGATGATATTAAATTGGCATCTATAGTAGAGTTTGAAACAGGAGAATTAGAGCACAAATCAAAGGTAGCAGGAGTATTTAAAAAAAGACTAAGAATAAATATGTTGTTACAATCTGATGCAACTTTAAAATATGAATTAGGTAGAATGGCTTATAAAAAAGAATTAATGGAAAGTGAATCTTTATATAATACATATAAACATAAAGGTTTACCTCCAACCCCTATCTGTAGCCCTTCTAAAGAAACTATTGTAGAAACTATAAATGCTGAAGAAGATAAGTATTTATTTTTCTTTATGGATGGTGGTAAAACTTACTATTCAGAAACACATGAAGAACATTTAAGAAAGAGAAGATCAATAAAATGA
- a CDS encoding SpoIID/LytB domain-containing protein: protein MKYLKYICVLSLLFSCTNIENRANKNIEKQVIYNNQNKVLRDDVRVRLSNLEKNKLDIILDQNMLINGVTPNNLYIKVEAVDNTIYIDGESFDKIYITNENSIIKIGKYYFYGDIEIKALDSKLILINKLNMEKYLLGVIPFEMPASFPLEALKAQTVIARSYAYRNILRNKKDFDLYDGTISQVYQGIPNNSVDNVKRAINETKGEVIVYNNNIIDAVFHSYSGGYTASGKEVWGNDVPYLQAVEDNFSKGVHSSVLTWEFNIDKNTLNEKIGFIPIDFDIKYSESKRVTSLILYNEDHTKEYIFTGNSFRKMFSLSKIKSTSFTINLNDEGMKVVGSGYGHGVGFSQWSSKTMAIDHNMNYIDIIKYFYKDVSVLKKGE, encoded by the coding sequence ATGAAATATTTGAAATATATTTGTGTTTTAAGTCTACTATTTTCATGTACTAATATTGAAAATAGAGCTAATAAAAACATTGAAAAGCAAGTAATATACAATAATCAGAATAAAGTTTTAAGAGATGATGTTAGAGTTAGACTAAGTAATTTGGAGAAAAATAAATTGGATATTATTTTAGATCAAAACATGCTTATTAATGGAGTAACTCCAAATAATTTATATATTAAAGTTGAAGCTGTTGATAATACTATATATATAGATGGAGAAAGTTTTGACAAAATATATATTACTAATGAAAATAGTATTATTAAAATCGGGAAATATTATTTTTATGGAGATATTGAAATAAAAGCACTTGATTCTAAATTGATATTAATAAATAAATTAAATATGGAGAAATATTTATTAGGAGTAATCCCTTTTGAAATGCCTGCATCATTTCCTTTGGAAGCATTAAAAGCACAAACTGTAATTGCAAGAAGTTATGCATATAGAAATATTTTGAGAAATAAAAAAGATTTTGATCTATATGATGGAACTATATCTCAAGTTTATCAAGGAATACCTAATAATAGTGTAGATAATGTAAAAAGAGCAATTAATGAAACTAAAGGTGAAGTAATTGTATATAACAATAATATTATAGATGCAGTATTTCATTCATATAGTGGTGGTTATACAGCTAGTGGTAAAGAAGTATGGGGGAATGATGTTCCGTATTTACAAGCTGTAGAAGATAATTTTTCTAAAGGTGTACATTCTTCAGTACTAACATGGGAATTTAACATTGATAAAAATACATTGAATGAGAAAATTGGATTTATACCTATAGATTTTGATATTAAATATTCTGAAAGTAAAAGAGTAACAAGTTTAATATTATACAACGAAGATCATACTAAAGAATATATTTTTACTGGCAATAGTTTTAGAAAAATGTTCTCTTTATCAAAAATTAAATCAACATCTTTTACTATAAATTTAAATGATGAAGGTATGAAAGTTGTTGGTTCGGGATATGGACATGGTGTTGGTTTTTCACAATGGAGTTCTAAGACTATGGCCATAGATCATAATATGAACTATATTGATATTATAAAATATTTCTATAAGGATGTAAGTGTTTTAAAGAAAGGTGAATAA